A single region of the Labrus bergylta chromosome 10, fLabBer1.1, whole genome shotgun sequence genome encodes:
- the calm2a gene encoding calmodulin 2a (phosphorylase kinase, delta) → MADQLTEEQIAEFKEAFSLFDKDGDGTITTKELGTVMRSLGQNPTEAELQDMINEVDADGNGTIDFPEFLTMMARKMKDTDSEEEIREAFRVFDKDGNGYISAAELRHVMTNLGEKLTDEEVDEMIREADIDGDGQVNYEEFVQMMTAK, encoded by the exons ATG gctGATCAACTTACAGAGGAGCAAATTGCCG AGTTCAAGGAGGCGTTCTCGCTCTTTGACAAAGATGGAGATGGCACCATCACCACTAAAGAGCTGGGCACAGTCATGCGCTCTCTGGGCCAGAACCCCACAGAGGCCGAGCTGCAGGACATGATCAATGAGGTGGATGCTGATG GTAATGGAACGATAGACTTCCCAGAGTTTCTGACCATGATGGCCCGGAAGATGAAGGACACAGACAGCGAGGAGGAGATCAGAGAAGCATTCCGCGTCTTTGACAAG GATGGTAATGGATACATCAGTGCTGCTGAGCTGCGCCATGTGATGACAAACCTGGGGGAGAAGTTGACTGACGAGGAGGTGGACGAGATGATCAGAGAAGCAGACATTGACGGAGACGGACAGGTCAACTATGAAG AATTCGTACAAATGATGACGGCGAAGTGA
- the LOC114920628 gene encoding mucin-like protein, which translates to MNASLLAVFWDDADLTRGDGQLLYQEYHGRIMSDVYSQIVFNRTADEVTKFEKQRNKPAFSPAWILKITWDRVMPVSYQKVNFSETNTFQCILTTDGARSFALPHYGEMFWGPGQRKHHDSLIGYTDGKSSFREPTVPPGNLFGPGGRYRPQQVKGIMGKLGQQVYDLTGRAGLDGDPRIRCQAWALKELDPSEWTKNLFSCPCTRSQALEDLSFLQDTADPGTRVKTLRGQRWGGTGGHVFRSILSNRLGSGKRCVYEPDGPLLAGFSERYFSGHSIQKHIDEDLLPFQWCCMDSPLCHLYLNKRPLDRCQGYGWSNSDSFTPAMKATQGSAMVFGSLHFITFDGTAFSFKALGEFVILRLSSTTGSNIFTLQGQMDRLHTQTRSVVEVPVVVRMAAFHQGIGKIEWRCADAGDGLQLFVDDTEVPVTVGVVYMGEEDLAVRCMSVSRCAAVYAGGLHVLVWKVVGSNQLAAMVEVPQTFYNRTVGLMGLWSSNRSDDFLKSDGRLLLSADLNPPSEERLHDFGLSWAVPLPESLLFSSPPLSPLVSPSLEQLMGSVSPAEVEDLRRICRGSLQCVHDALATGSSDLGLQTLDAKRKFKNLALIYGNMPPIVTEPTVIHFKVNSTLNIQINAQDPNGDPITFSLLYPRPPRASIGSGDGLLSWTPLSTQPVQLTIRVSDELSSSLFTPVLRVCNCLNGGTCQYDSVTENHLHGKFQVVGCLCPEGFSGKFCGSAADVCRGRPCFRGVQCRSGSKAGRFTCGECPGNMVSEGEQGYKCFEHDMCIPPFSFPCHKDADCLSTKLNYTCNCRPGFTGDGKNCTDIDECAELSTCPNAKFECKNTPGAVDCFCRYQNNKDADGCGDSANPPGCNVFNVSVGWKKNKPDGLKQLVDILSMGFQNKFYNASKKDAGPVSTPGVTEYRINMSSDTPHWYIRDYLSRVSSHYDINDIRVDDLDECKTKEAACVPPALCANTYGGYRCICNGTTDVDNTQSCVLDRDQKSNVDPDLVLGLVLGIGIPLLLLLLLAALACFCCRRKTVTGDLPHLLPGYIQEQFNPPPFNYADPALHYNTHCSPRIIDNITPRQRHR; encoded by the exons ATGAACGCATCTCTGTTGGCCGTGTTTTGGGACGATGCTGACCTCACCCGCGGGGACGGACAGCTGCTCTACCAG GAGTACCACGGGAGGATTATGTCCGACGTCTACTCTCAGATAGTTTTTAATCGTACAGCCGATGAGGTGACAAAGTTTGAGAAGCAGAGAAACAAGCCGGCGTTCAGCCCTGCCTGGATTCTCAAGATCACCTGGGACCGCGTGATGCCTGTCTCCTACCAGAAGGTCAACTTCTCAGAg ACGAACACGTTTCAGTGCATCCTGACCACGGATGGAGCGCGCTCCTTCGCCCTCCCCCATTATGGAGAGATGTTCTGGGGTCCCGGTCAGAGGAAACACCACGACTCTCTCATCGGATACACAGATGGAAAATCCTCCTTCAGGGAACCCACCGTCCCACCGGGGAACCTCTTCGGGCCCGGGGGCAGATACAGGCCCCAGCAGGTGAAAGGCATCATGGGCAAGTTGGGTCAGCAGGTGTATGATCTGACAGGACGGGCGGGGTTGGACGGAGATCCTCGCATCAGGTGCCAGGCGTGGGCCCTGAAGGAGCTGGACCCCTCAGAGTGGACCAAGAATCTGTTCTCGTGTCCCTGCACGCGCTCACAGGCTCTGGAGGACCTGTCCTTCCTGCAGGACACGGCTGACCCGGGGACACGAGTGAAGACTCTGAGGGGTCAGCGGTGGGGGGGCACGGGGGGACACGTGTTCAGGTCCATCCTGTCAAACAGACTCGGCTCAGGGAAGAGGTGCGTGTACGAACCGGACGGGCCGCTGCTGGCCGGCTTCAGTGAGCGCTACTTCTCTGGACACAGCATCCAGAAACACATCG ACGAAGACCTCCTGCCGTTCCAGTGGTGCTGTATGGACTCTCCCCTGTGCCACCTTTACCTGAACAAGAGACCTCTGGACCGTTGCCAAGGTTACGGCTGGTCCAATTCGGACAGCTTCACTCCCGCCATGAAGGCGACGCAGGGCTCAG CGATGGTGTTCGGCAGCCTCCACTTCATCACCTTCGATGGTACAGCgttctcctttaaagctctgGGAGAGTTTGTGATCCTGCGTCTGTCCTCCACCACGGGCTCTAACATCTTCAccctgcagggacagatggACAGGCTGCACACGCAGACCAGGAGTGTGGTGGAGGTCCCAGTGGTGGTACGCATGGCTGCCTTCCACCAGGGCATCGGCAAg ATTGAGTGGAGATGTGCAGATGCAGGAGACGGACTGCAGCTGTTTGTGGATGATACAGAGGTCCCAGTCACAGTTG GTGTGGTGTACATGGGGGAGGAGGACTTAGCCGTGCGCTGCATGTCAGTGTCTCGCTGTGCGGCCGTGTACGCCGGTGGTCTCCATGTGCTGGTGTGGAAGGTGGTGGGCAGCAACCAGCTGGCGGCCATGGTGGAGGTTCCTCAGACGTTCTACAACCGCACCGTGGGTCTGATGGGTCTATGGAGCTCAAACCGCTCCGATGACTTCCTCAAGTCGGACGGCAGGCTCCTCCTATCGGCCGACCTCAACCCCCCCTCTGAGGAGAGACTGCATGACTTCGGCCTGTCCT GGGCGGTTCCACTCCCAGAGAGCCTGTTGttctcctctccccccctctctcccctggTGTCTCCCTCCTTAGAGCAGCTGATGGGCAGCGTCAGTCCTGCGGAGGTGGAGGATCTGAGGAGAATCTGTAGAGGCAGTCTGCAGTGCGTCCACGACGCGCTGGCAACCGGCAGCTCCGACCTCGGTCTGCAGACTCTGGACGCCAAGAGGAAGTTTAAGAACCTGGCTCTGATCTATG GTAACATGCCTCCCATAGTGACAGAGCCCACAGTGATCCACTTTAAGGTCAACTCTACTCTCAACATCCAGATCAATGCTCAGGACCCAAATGGAGACCCCATCACCTTCTCGCTGCTCTACCCCCGACCTCCTCGTGCCTCCATTGGCAGCG GTGACGGCCTCTTGTCCTGGACGCCTCTCAGCACGCAGCCTGTCCAGCTGACCATCAGAGTCAGTGACGAGCTCagcagctccctcttcaccccgGTCCTCAGAGTCTGCAACTGCCTGAACGGAGGAACCTGTCAGTACGACAGCGTTACGGAAAACCACCTGCACGGAAAGTTCCAG GTGGTGGGCTGTCTCTGCCCTGAAGGATTCAGTGGAAAGTTCTGTGGCAGCGCTGCAGACGTGTGCAGAGGCAGGCCGTGTTTCCGTGGGGTGCAGTGCCGGTCAGGGTCAAAGGCGGGTCGGTTCACCTGCGGGGAGTGTCCCGGTAACATGGTCTCTGAGGGGGAGCAGGGATACAAGTGCTTCGAGCACG ACATGTGCATCCCTCCTTTTAGCTTCCCCTGCCACAAAGACGCAGACTGCCTCAGCACCAAACTGAACTACACCTGCAACTGTCGGCCTGGATTCACCGGAGACGGGAAGAACTGCACAG aTATAGACGAGTGTGCAGAGCTGTCCACCTGTCCCAACGCTAAGTTTGAGTGTAAGAACACGCCGGGCGCTGTCGACTGTTTCTGCAGATATCAGAACAACAAGGACGCTGACGGATGTG gtgacTCTGCTAATCCTCCAG GGTGTAACGTGTTCAACGTCTCTGTGGGCTGGAAGAAGAACAAACCTGACGGACtcaaacag CTGGTGGACATCCTGTCGATGGGGTTCCAGAATAAATTCTACAATGCCAGTAAGAAGGATGCAGGACCGGTCTCGACTCCAGGTGTGACCGAATATCGTATCAACATGTCGAGTGACACACCCCACTGGTACATCAGGGACTACCTGTCCAGAGTCAGCAGCCACTATGACATCAATGACATACGAGTGGATG ACCTGGATGAGTGTAAGACCAAGGAGGCGGCGTGTGTGCCCCCCGCCCTCTGCGCCAACACGTACGGAGGATACAGGTGTATCTGCAATGGCACGACGGACGTGGACAACACTCAGTCCTGTGTGTTAG ACAGAGACCAGAAGAGCAATGTGGACCCGGACCTGGTTCTGGGCCTGGTTCTGGGCATCGGCATTcctctgctcctgctgctgctgctagctGCTCTGGCctgtttctgctgcaggaggaagacGGTGACCGGAGA CCTCCCTCACCTGTTGCCGGGCTACATCCAGGAGCAGTTCAACCCTCCACCCTTCAACTACGCAGACCCCGCCCTGCACTACAATACCCACTGCAGCCCGCGGATCATAGACAACATCACACCGAGGCAACGCCACAGATAg